The Magnolia sinica isolate HGM2019 chromosome 3, MsV1, whole genome shotgun sequence genome includes the window atgtCAATGCGATTAATATTAAAACACGTAGATACCTACAGATTTTTCCATTGCTAGTGAACAGCATGCACATTGCACAAAAGTAAAATGCAGAAGTTGAGGgaaacacaattgaaaatatatatacacacacaccactACATTTAAGAAATAACAACTATAATGAAATTATCAGTACATTTATCATTGAATTTAGAAATTGTTTTACATTCGATGAAAGATTAACATTAGTTGTAACAAAAAGTAAGAAGTTTATAATAACGGTCTATACTCAAATTAATAAAAAGAAATagtcaacaaaagaaaaaataaaaataaaaacccaccTAAGAAAATCATCTAAAGATTGATAAAAAGTTTGAAAATTAAATGTAGAAGGAAAATAGGTAAAAGGGCCAATaggttttaaaaaatttcaaaccacaataaacatacatacatataaaaaaaataataataataaataaataatttagaaattaaaattaaaattaaaaaaaaacttatgtacCAAAAATAGGAGGATAAAGACAACTACAGAGCTAGAATAAGGACCCCAATTAGCTggactttgatgggccatgctaCTTGATTTTTTAAGCACGTTGCAAATGTGTATGAGATAGAACCAATAATCAGGCAGCCTATACCTTAGATGGGTGACGCCCAAATAATCATACCAATCTGCCCCAAGATGGGGCGGgtgggtgtgtgtgagtttggggGGTAGCCAATGTTCCCACCTTCATGGGTACATTTGCAACGTCATCAAACCTTTTAAACAGCGCACAGGGTGACCTATTGTCAATCCAAATCGTTTATTCatgtccccaccttcatgggaaCATTAGCAACATCctcaaaccttttaaatggcacaccTATTGTCGATCCAAACTatacattcattcatacaactaagagcaggccatggtgcaaaaatcacgccAATCGGGCGACCCTAAGCTTCCAATCAATAGGATGAAAATGGACAGTCTCAAGATTgaccagagaaaaaaaaaaaaaaagaggtctaattatcatcttgaaacatctagtagATAGACCCCACTTTGCATTTCTTATTATTCAAAAGtaacagtttgatttgatgattctaaccatgtgatttatggctcaTAAACAATGGAAGGTTGTAAAGCCTTGGGATCACCCGACAAGCGTTGTCTTGTACCAttgcttgctcctagttgtatgaatgaatgaatggttcaaatcgaTAATAGGTCACCCCAGGTGCCGTTTAAAAGGCTTGGAGacgattgtgtgtgtgtgtgtgtgtgtacacacctAGATCAGAGAATTTATGGAGGAAATCATGGGTTTGAAATTTCCAGAAACCACATGATTATATAGCCAAAGGGAATACGCCATGCCTAAAATCATCCCAAGGGAGAGATGTGAAAGTCATTGCCTTTACTACATTACTACTGCTGTGATGTGAGTGGTTCAAATTAGTTTGATCTTTTCCAATCATCCTGGCCAGATATTGTATGCAGAACTTGTACAAAGGTGCATGCATAAAGGGACCCACCCCTTTTCTAATTCGAATTTTAAGGACAGGACAGGACAGGACCTTACCCAATTCTGAACTGTCTGCCAAGCTCTACCCTGCCTGCATTTCTTTTGAAGGGGGCCAAAGAAATGTCTCCACCTACTGCCATTCCCCACACACCCAGTTACACATGCACACCACCCCCACATGctctcacacacacccacacacacgcacacacaaaaaaaaaaaaaaaaaacaaacaaacaaacaaagtcATGCAAAAGGCACTGAAAAGTGAGAGTTCTGCTAAGAAACCATGTACTTCTCCATATGTGCAGCCACATGAAAATTTGACAGATTTACAGACTTGTGTCCAGCTTAGGTGGTTCACCTTGTAGAttattgttttttcttcttctttcttttttctttcttttcttaccGTTTGTACTTCTTTTAAAGATAAAAgtcaaaaataaaggaaagagaaCAACCCTGAATGTCTCCATTGTTTGTGCAATTAGAAGAAACTCTACTGTAACTAAAAATCAAGAAGGGACTTAATTCTCTTAATCAAACTAAATTTTTAATTCCCAATTTAGTAAATTCTATAACTGAACCACACAACACAGTAGCATAGTCCATCAAAAGTCCTCCAATAGAGTTGTCCAATACAGTGGTTAGGATTTTCAGATTGGTATAGACTGCCTGATTATTGGTTCTATCTCATACACATCTGCAAAGTGcttaaaaaatcaagtcaatgatAGTTACATCAAGAACAGTCATTTGATAATCCAAAGAGTGCAATGGTTCATCTGCATATGCTAAACATTTTACATGGGGGTGCCGCATACATATAACTCAAATTAcattgtccaaatcatgggacccactttagctTGGTCATAGCTCCAAATCAAGACTGATTGGACCATTTTAACCTATGACAAGTAGACACTCTTTGTTGAATTTTGACCTGTGACTTtccattttaactgtccattagCTGTCCACCCATCTGCCAATTAGAATAttagttcatcatcatcatcatctaagccttatcccaattaattgagaGCAGCTACCACCATTCCACACTATCAAGGGCCATCCgattcatgttggaagttatggTATACGTTTGAAACTGGCTGCCAACCtaatgcaaccctcctttatccaggcttaggactagcaatgagagcacaaaactcccacatgtGCAATATAATAGACCATAAcaaaggttgattacaatcaagcactacCTAATAGTCTATCACATATCAACGAGTTCAATTAGGACATTAGTTCAGTTTACACATTTTGGTTTACTCATCTAAAGTGGGGTCCATTAATTTGATGTAGTTGTATGCAAGAGGAAGAACAAATATGAGAGAACAATACAATgcgaaagaaaagagaaatggaTTACCAATTACGCTGAAGAAGCTTTCTTCTTACTCATCCTTTTCACATTCGTAATGCATTTCTTCTGCATTTTCACCACCCTCCTGGAATCCTCAAGGCTCCCCTTTTCCGCTCTCCCTTTTGGTTTAAATACCTCTGTCTTTGCTGGATCTAGAATATCACTTGAGCACTGAAGAGTGATGCCCTTCTCAACTGCCTCATCCCAAAGATGCCTGCCCTTATCAAACTCTCCACCCCTACAAAGCTTAGGTATCAGCATATCATATACCGGCCCATAATCACCCACACAGCTCTTCTTCATTCTCTCGAACATCTCAAGAGCACACCTCACTTCCTCCACTCCACAAAGAACGCCAATCAAATCATGGTAAAACCTCGCCTTAGGAATCAACCCCTCTCCAATCATCTGATCGACGAGCCTATTCCCTCTTCCAAACCTTCCCGTCAAATAAAAAAGCCTCACAACAATATAATAGCTAACCCAATCGGGAGAACAACCTCTTTCTTTCATCCATTGGAGAATTTGGTAAGCTTCCTTTACTCTCCTCGTCCTACTCAAACAAGAGAGCAAGATGTTGAAGCTAATTGCAGTTGGATGAACGCCAGAAGTCCTCATCTCCATCATCAAATTGGTAGCTTCCGGAACAAGCGCTGAGGGATTGAATTTAACATTTCTATCACAAATGCACCTGAGGAAAGCATTATATGAAAGCAGGCCCGGACAAATTCCCAATAATTTCATCTCATCAACAATTCTACGAACTTCCTTGACATTACCGTGAATACACCATCCATGAAGGAGGCTATCGTAAATGCAAGGCTCTATAGGGATTTTATTCTTATGGCGCCAAACAACACCTTCGGCCATTCTAGCATGCCCTTTAGAGCAAAGGGCATGAACAATCACAGACAAGCTAATTCTATCTTTCGAGCAATTGAACTTATCCAAGTTCTTGAAAAGGCGCAAAGCTTCATCTTCTCTGCCTGATTTCACAAGGCTCTCTACAACACAACTGAATGTTTTGGAATCCATACTTCGATGCTCTTTTTGGAGATCTGAGATCAAAATATCCATGGCCATGAGGTCTTTCTTTTCAGCGAATATCTGGATTACTTGATTGAATGTCCCGTCTCCTAGTTTATCACAGTTGGGTATTTTCCGAGACCAAGAGAAGAACCTAAGGAGCCTTCGGTTGGGTGCTTGGGCTTTGCAGTAATCTATGACAAGAGTAACAATCTCTGGGGTGATGTTCAGATTTGAATGTTCAAGAGATGCTTCCAGGTCGTCGAGATTCCCAACGCCTCCTGAAACAATTTCACATAGCTTTTGCAGGTCCTGTGAAGACGTGGGAGTAGTTGTTGAGTACTTGTGAGAGAGGAGACATTGGAATTGCATCCTATGAGGGGTCAGTAATGGTAGGAATCTGTTGAATTTCAACTTCAGCATCTTGTTGCCTCTGCTAttttttttctcctctctttcttttctctttcttcatttttttcttttatcatcttGGTCTatgcatttttctttcattcttcgtCTTCATGGTCTATGcaatgaggaaaaagaaatacaacTGTTACTATAATTGGAAACCAACATTTCAATAGATTAACCTTAGCAGTCATTTGGTAGCTCGGATTTGATATGCATTGACAATTACGATGGAATCCATATGAATTGAAATTACTAGTTGTGTTTGGCAGCCTATAATTGGAACCCACTAGAATCCGGCAATCTGGTAATTGGAATCACTAAATTGTGTTTGGCAGCCTgtatttggaagagagagagtgagagagatgacTATGACTTGGAAATCGGTGGCAATCGATGGTTATTAGGATCCATGTGTAATGCAATCACATGGTTTTGTTGTGATTTCAAAGAACCGCCTTTTGGTGTATTTGATGTGAATTGGATtccaatatacatcaaatacaCTCCTCCCCAAACACACCAATTACCACCAATTCACGCTCCCAAATGACCCCTtacgagaaaaactttgatactctagcaaagtgtgatggatgatatgcaggcactcggaaattacttagaaattgaacATGGTGCATACAAGTAgtaaaattaaaccgtccaaattatggtaccCAGTGTAGATATACCAtgaaaattaagcttatttaattatctgactattggattgttGGACGTTTATTGgaaggttaaaaatgaaaatatcgaACGTCCTatatcagaggttaggattgttcaatcaatctgatattgAGATTGTGACTTGATGACAGTGGGCAGAATAATCTCGTCGGTTAATTTGACTTAatctatgccatgtgtacaatttatgAGGACCTTTGTATCAAGTGTTGTATTCAgactgagtatcatataactcctccaATGTAATTCAGCATTCAAGATGGATAAATTGCACAGTGAATGCAAACAAACGAAGAAAATGGAATCCGATGTTGGTTAAaacaagaaatttttaaaaatcaggaAACCCTTAACAGTAGACTACTGAGAAATAAAAGGTGAGAGTAGCGTATTGTAATGCTGTGATGGCAATGTAAAGATTGGAATCTGCAAAATTAGAAAATGCAGCCAAGTTGCATGATGAAATTCTccaaattttcaaattaaatatgatgagattttttttttaaaataaaaaatttcttctgGATTCCAAACCTCAAGCAATAAAAAGAGCAAGATAGTTTTTTCACCCCAACTTTCCATAGAAATAGTGCAAGACATATTCTCTATTTCTCCACTAAAGAGATAATGAGGAATATAGGGTTCTTCACATTGCCAAATTACCGACTGCGTGGAAGATGGATTCTTCTAATCTCCAAACAACATACAGCTAGGGAAGATGGGTTCTTCAAATTTCCAAAATAGAGACAATACGCAAGACTAGGtgatgtaagtgacttacaggtgatgtttgggggagaaaattcacctgtaagtcacttataggaaaatcttccaGGCAACTGCAGGGAGCAGGGAcagggggtgagaagtcactatcctgtaagtgacttacaggcccAACGGTCTATTTTTTCAAAGAGGGGAAGAAAGGGAAACGCACCAACCTGCCTGCAACCTCCTTACATCCATTGAAGAAGCTCATCCAGATCCTACAGCACCATTAACACCAGAGCTCCATTTACAGCACCAACAAGCACAATTGATCAGCCATTACTGAGTGGCTGGCTCACAGCTGTtataaagaggagaaagagagattcCAGCCCTCTCTCTCTGAGTCGGACGGTAGgggttttggggttttttttcttcttttcatcttttccTCCTTGCATTGGAATCGGGAATGGGGGAGGCCGtgccagtgtggcccacttgatgttttgatatatccacgccgcccattggatatgccagctcattttagagcttgtgccaaaaaatcaagcagatccaagtctctggtgggccacaccacatgaaacagtgatgattgaacgtccaccgttaaaaacttctttcagcccaccttcatgtttatttgccatttgataagatcacacaaacctaTATCTAGATTGATCCAACTCTTCTGtggttcaaaaaaaataaaaataaaataaatagtggccattaatcaccactgtttcttattcGTGTCAAGGtgttgtaggcccaccatgttgtgtgttttatccacgcggtccatccattttgccagatcgctttaggacatgatccatgcataaaaatgaggcagatctttAATCTAAGGTGGACTACAACTTAAGAAAATAATGTTAAGTGTAAgtaaactttcctaaggcccactgtaatggttttttaagcatccaacccattgataaggtcaaataggCCTTGATGaaaggaaacataaatatcagcttaatctaaaactaaCACGGCCTCcaaaggacgcggattagaaTAGAAAGAGTGATTACTGAACTGACGTCACCgctttatgtaggccccaccatggtgcatgtattttatccacaccgtccattcattttgagagatccttttagggtataagccaaagaatgagaagATCGAAAGCTggattggaccccaccatagaaaacagtggagagagtgacgaataccattgaaaccttcttaaggtccaccgtgatgtttatttgagatctaacctgttcataagttaacaaagacattaaagaagtgAAAACACTATCAGCTTGTTAGAAAAATTTTATAGcccttgaagtttttaatggtgggtgtcattctctacgctgttttctatggtgtggtctgctagagattttgatctgactcattcctTGGCTGATGTCCTgacatgatctctccaaatggatggacagtttggatacaaaaaatacatcatggtggacccacattactaggtgacgtcacttcagtaggagtaTAGCTACTCAACCTGCCGCCTCCGAAACATTTTCAATGGACGGGTTCGGTAGCGAATCccactactgaagtgatgtcactaggttttgtaggcccaccatgatgtgtgtgttatgttATATCtttaccatccattcatttggagagatgattttatggcatgcgccaaaaaatgaagaattaaaagctcaagtgaacccttcatagaaaacagtggagatagtgacgcccaccgttaattCACTCTtaagcccaccgagatgtttatttGATGTCAAACCTATCTATGAGTcgacacagatatggatgaagggaaaacacaaatataggcttgatcgaaaacttttttggccccttaatggtaggcgttcaatccccactattttctgtggtggggtccacttgagctttggatctacctcaatctTTTGAACATTTtctaaaatggtctctcaaaatggatgggcggtgtgggtacaatacatacatcatgattggcCCAAAAAACCTGATGACGTCGCTTCAGTAGCCAGATTCTACTCAAGTAACTCAACCagccagtagctaatccgcgtccattttcaacggtgagtgtttaatccccaccgttccttgtagtgtggttgaagttagatttttatctgcctcaattctaagcccaagccctaaaatgagctggtaaaagggATTGATggcagggataaaacaaatacattagtGGGTCCATAGCACTTTGACACCGGTTAGGTGGCTAGTGTTGGGATCACTAGCTAAACCACATCCGCACACGGGGAGCTGACAaaacaagcatcaaggtggactTCATCATCCATCAAGTAGACCATAGCTACTTatattctttaatttttattttatttaactatTGCCATTATAAAAGggtcatattttttttatttaactatCTCGTGTGCAGTCCAAACTCATTAAGGACCCTACACACAAGAATCCTTAATGTTGCCGACCTATTATATTTTTTGCATTATTATTATATACTATAGGTTACATTTAATTATGGTTAACTATTACAAGCCATGATTTTTGCATTAATATATATTTTGCTAAATGCTGAGATATGTTAATTGGAGCTACAATCCATTTTCATTTCATATTTGATCGTTTGTCTGGTTTCatgaagtttttctttttttattcttatatatatagttggttATAATATATTTCCTTGTAATGTTTATATTGAGTTATTCTTCTAAATTATAAGTATTTTCAATTCGTTGATCCACTTTTATATTTCATTTGATGATCAGGTCAATTGAAAAATTGGCTCAAAATTTTATTAAGATAagctttaaaaaattatatattgcatgccaaaattttttttatgtaatCATAACATCTTGAAATGATTCCCTACTTAAAGTGTAACGCCCTAGAAAtcggggtcgtgcatatactcgactcctgagttccagagtatcacttataaccgatttttattAATATGCGTTTAATCAGATTTAAACGCGTAacctgaaatttcctggaacataaAGTACAACCAcataagtctactgaaatgaagagATCTagcatatatacaggtccaaaaatataaatggatCGCACAAGGCGTTGTCCAACAAAAACCACagaaagaatagagctgagctcactgctcagcgatccaaatcctgtctatcaagccgatggagagccgcccatcagctggaagtaagacagctcatcATCCTCATCAAGACTCGCGTCGTTAGGCTCCTCGTACTCTGTGCCACCTGCATCTACAggagagtttggttggtgttttaaaacatcatcccagagtgagagtgagtgatcaactcagtgagtgctattagtcttaagttacaacaggcatcaattaaattaggaatttaatgaaagacaatacattcataagcacctaacaaatcttattaatgcgtatgcatgatggatgatatgatgcatgctctcgccacaacactccctcgagcgactccatctaacgatcgcgtatgaccaacactctctcagagcgacctcgactgccgagtcgtcaacctagctagtgcgatacAATGATaatgttagtcaagttcttagttaatttcattcattcagTAAGTTaggaaaactgatacaccccattTCACAAAATTGACATGAATTGAACCAAAGGAGAATTACTAGTTAATGGGGATTTTTGAAAATGGATATCGAATTGTACTAAAGAGGATGTCATAGGTATttcaaaaaatacatgaaattttttgaaagcttgtgttgttgttttgttttttcgaAGGCAATACATTTGTTTCATtggatgaaaaatgagagaaaattatGTTTATATAATATCATTCTCCGAGGACTCTTGTATGATGTACTACATTGTACCTAAGCTCATATGCGTGTGCAAGCCCCTTGGCATGTGTGTAGAGAAAGTTGTTGAGAAATTGTACATGGGATAACGTATGCCAAAATCGCGAATTTGCGACGGaacaaatccgtcgtaaaaccgaataaacgacggattttgtTCGTCGCTTGGTCTGTGCTGTTTACTAGTCCTTTTTTTTgtgacggataaaatccgtcgttaaTGTGCGACGGAAAAGGTCACCCGTCGCAAAAATAAAACAATCCGTCGCAGATTCGAAAAACCCACCCGAATTAGTTATTAAAAATATtagacggacctcaaatccgtcgttgattcTCAACTTGTTacgaaattagcgacggatttggtccgtcgttaAAATATTAGATAAAAAATATcttcatatatatatttgaatcttaaacctgatagtcattcaaaaaataaatcacacgattgtttaataagaatcacattcacGAGATTCAAAAGATTGGGCTAAATATGAAGCTACACTAAATATTAATGTCTTTGGATgctcaatgggccttaaataagaAACTGAACTAAATATAGAGTAAATAGCCAAAATTAGATCAGCTACTGATGAAGTAAGGTAATgaaatagcaaaaaataaaaataaaaatcgaccATTACAGCCCATAAAACGGTTCAACAGCTACCTATTATGCTGGCCATTACCATTGTTGAATACCTTGGGAGCGACAAACCACCTATTCAATCTTTCCTAACATAAATCACTTTTAGATTGCCGACGGCCTCGGTGGAGCCTTGAAGGAGCATTCCTAAAAGGAAAATGTAGAGATTAATGCCTAACCAAGAGATTTACCTTATCTATGGTTAATAGAGTTATCTTCGAAAGGTGGTCGAAGCAATGATGCCTTCTTCAGTTTCTTTCTTCTAGACGCACCAATGTATAGACAAAACTAGAAACAGTATAATGGCAACCGCTGCAACAGGGATTCCAGCAACAGCTCCCATTGAAATTCCTGCTTAAAAGACATTGTATATGCAATAAGTTTCAAAAGGCATCATATAACTTGAGGGGCTAGATTTCACATGCTCTTAACTGGTTAGTAGTTATCAGCTGGGTGGAGTGTAACTTgttgtccaaccagttggacttaaAAGGGTTGTGTGTGTGTTCACACACAGttctatggtgtgccccacctaataGTTGGATGGGCAAAatgccatacaaacaccatggtgggtcccacatgccaactagttgtgtgtggatTTTGCTAATTGTCCCCAATGTGACACGTGGCTTTGGGGTCAGTTAAATGAAttctgttctgccattccacacAAGGGAGCAAGCCATGACCAAGAATCACACCGATTGGATGATTGTAACCCCGTGAATGATTCCAATTTGTTCTGTCTATTTTTTACAAACCATAGATCACGctgttagaatcatcaaaccaaagtgctactttagaatcataagaaatataAAAGCAAGATCTCTCAAATAGATGGCTCAAGATGATGATGGACCTATTTTGCTTCTTTGCTCAATCTTGACTGCCCATTATCCCTGCGATTGATTGAACAATTGGGATCATCCTATTGGCATAGCTGTACCTAATTGTATGAAAGAATGGATAATTCGGATTGGGCATCCCATGTGCACTTGAAAGCTTTGGATAATCAACTCCAACCATTTGATTCCGCATTAAAATTTATGCATCGGTCCAAAAATTGGGCCCATGcatctgtgatttaggtgggtcacacgaagggaaacagtttggagggtgagggttgccctgtacactgtttccaattgtgtggtctacctgaataGAGCTGAATCTTGGGctttggggtcagctacatgaattctgttctgccattccacacAAGGGAGGATGCCAAGGAATTCCTTCTTTCCACAAAACAGGCTACGGAATTGTAGCAGGCATATATCGAGAAAAGAGGAATTACAGTTTTGCCACCCAGAAATATGCACGGTGTACTCAGGTTTTTGGTTTATAGAACAGGACCTGCTGTTCAGTTGTCCAGAGCATGGGCATGTTGGGCACCACTGCAGATGGACAATCTTCTCAATAGgagaatcctaacctttcaatttgtggcctgcaaatagatggtctagaagagaaaCATGGTAAAACATCCATATTCAACTCAAAAAACGGCCCAAGATAGATGGCTAGTATCTCCTAGTGGTTTTTCAGAGCATGGTTTCATCGGCGAAGAGGCCCCAATGGACCAGTGGTCTAGATCACTGAGCCACGGTTcaattgtacaaactgaaaagccCAAGTATATTGTGCCTATGCTCAGGTTGAAAAAGCATAGAATTCTTCCCCACAAAATGTACAAGGCAATTAATTATTAATGTGAAATGAATGGTGGAATTACGGAAATTTAGGAGAGAATGGACATCTTACCAACATCCGGAAGCCCCTCTTTTCTTATAACAAACATCTGCTTCTTTTCGTGGTCAAGGACTGCAATTACATTTGGAGAGCTAAGATAAATGCGATCCACCTGCGTACATTAGAGAAATCTTGTAAGAGATCCTTTCTGTGATTCTTGCTATCTACTCTGGTCAAGCACAAGATGGGAAATAGCTCATGTATAGAATCATTTGAAaagtaagaaagaagaaaaacttagcaattgttttcttgtttttctaGGAGGGATGGGTTTCAGACCCATTTCAATGTTCCCAGCAAAACATAGTTCCATCCACATAgtatgtaacgccctggaaatcgggggtcgtgcacacgctcgactcccaagttcccgggtatcaccttTATCCAATTTTTACTAATTTATGTTTAATTAGGGTAATGCGcaatatggaattacttgaaacatgaagtacgatcacaactagtctactgaaatgaaagagatcaataTATACAGGtctaaaagaatataaatgggtgCCCAACAAAATCCCAAAAAGAATGTCATGTCCCAAAGAATAGAGCTGAGTCCACTTCTCGGCGATCCAAATGCTATCTACTGGGCTGACAAGGAACCGTCCATCAGCTAGAAataggatagctcgtcctcctcctcaaggctcgcgcCGCCAAgctcctcatactctgcatcacctgcGTCTACCggagagtctgattggtgttttaaaacaccgtcccagagtgggagtgaatgatcaactcagtaggtggTATTAATCTTGAATTACATCAAGCagcaattatattatgaacttaatgaaagacAAACATTCGTAAATCCTtagctaatcttattaatgcatatgcatgataaatgatatgatgcatgacctcgccacaacactccctcgagcgactccgtctaacgatcgcacatgaccagcactccctcattgcgacctcaactgccgagtcgccaaatcctaactaatgcaatgcatgaataatgttaaccgagtatttagttagtttcgttcatccagcaggttagggaaactagtacaccccacgtatcaataccctaaaatggttgcgaggccaaggccccccaacatgTGATGTCAAGACCccgtgatccttgatcccgtcaggttccccatccccgacttcaagcacatggggagtgctgagaaaagggatcgctcacgatcactatgaggaggctcgtcaccccagcgtaagccgacaactcggacacagtatctcattccaccataCCTGACTCACGAGTTAGTAGAtcggtttcaatttggttatcggTGGGTTACAGCGGTTgaagggtgtcccaggttccatacatacgtGAGCAGACAAgtttaacaatcaaggttggtcagttAGTAGTCTAGACCGCACAGGTCCAGGCGAGCACGCGACAGacaacatcgggtacaagcgacccatgtagtccaactactatcgcCCATACGCACCCGCCCAATTCcacgggtttagcctcaaggtagtcctaccaacggga containing:
- the LOC131240274 gene encoding pentatricopeptide repeat-containing protein At5g61370, mitochondrial translates to MLKLKFNRFLPLLTPHRMQFQCLLSHKYSTTTPTSSQDLQKLCEIVSGGVGNLDDLEASLEHSNLNITPEIVTLVIDYCKAQAPNRRLLRFFSWSRKIPNCDKLGDGTFNQVIQIFAEKKDLMAMDILISDLQKEHRSMDSKTFSCVVESLVKSGREDEALRLFKNLDKFNCSKDRISLSVIVHALCSKGHARMAEGVVWRHKNKIPIEPCIYDSLLHGWCIHGNVKEVRRIVDEMKLLGICPGLLSYNAFLRCICDRNVKFNPSALVPEATNLMMEMRTSGVHPTAISFNILLSCLSRTRRVKEAYQILQWMKERGCSPDWVSYYIVVRLFYLTGRFGRGNRLVDQMIGEGLIPKARFYHDLIGVLCGVEEVRCALEMFERMKKSCVGDYGPVYDMLIPKLCRGGEFDKGRHLWDEAVEKGITLQCSSDILDPAKTEVFKPKGRAEKGSLEDSRRVVKMQKKCITNVKRMSKKKASSA